A genome region from Alteripontixanthobacter maritimus includes the following:
- a CDS encoding L,D-transpeptidase family protein: protein MEPIFKWIAGATGAIVLIIGAASIAGASMDDDTVTQDIADVIPAKNTGPTAAPMEVDPAAIGEADVGDDGARATIQPAVASDNGSPTLRQAAEKKPDERFVVKRILPIKGPIKYGEWHWDEEGVPPGPIVMTVDLDARVLSIFRGGYEIGATAVLLGTQDHPTPTGTFPILQKKRHNISSIYNVPMPYTMRLTWDGISIHSSDSIENGFASHGCIATPDAFAAKLFAAAKKGDKVIITRGETMGVGDAIL from the coding sequence ATGGAACCGATATTCAAATGGATCGCCGGCGCGACAGGCGCGATTGTCCTCATAATTGGCGCGGCGAGCATCGCCGGTGCGAGCATGGACGACGACACAGTCACCCAGGACATTGCAGATGTGATACCGGCCAAAAACACCGGCCCAACAGCCGCGCCCATGGAAGTGGACCCCGCTGCGATTGGCGAAGCCGATGTCGGTGATGACGGTGCTAGAGCCACAATCCAGCCAGCCGTCGCCTCTGACAACGGATCGCCGACCCTTCGGCAGGCCGCGGAAAAGAAGCCCGACGAACGTTTCGTCGTGAAACGGATCCTGCCGATCAAGGGCCCCATCAAATATGGCGAATGGCATTGGGACGAAGAAGGCGTGCCCCCCGGCCCGATCGTGATGACCGTGGATCTGGACGCGCGTGTGCTTTCGATCTTCCGTGGCGGCTATGAAATTGGCGCGACCGCCGTGCTGCTCGGCACGCAAGACCATCCCACCCCCACCGGCACATTTCCAATTCTGCAGAAAAAGCGCCACAATATCAGCAGCATCTACAACGTTCCGATGCCCTATACCATGCGATTGACCTGGGACGGGATCAGCATCCATTCCAGCGATTCCATCGAAAACGGCTTTGCCAGCCATGGCTGCATCGCCACCCCCGATGCCTTCGCCGCCAAGCTGTTTGCCGCCGCCAAGAAGGGCGACAAGGTCATCATCACGCGCGGGGAAACCATGGGTGTGGGCGACGCAATTCTGTAA
- a CDS encoding phosphoenolpyruvate carboxylase — MTGTFRTVGDLSAKLQEHHVRTQETPLFNPVFQLSLDLSRQLESGALDLDGIEAMVAELECTGLEARAKRLHRLLAPTGTAENEKALADTFTVDDFDAFRERWEHPQLHAVFTAHPTFLLNPAQTDSVATAAMGGDAPACDVAADRPEITLSYEHGRAMRAIAHAQDARDAMVAQALDHATDYWPRQWLDLRPLPFRFASWVGYDMDGRTDIKWYDSIGFRLAEKAQRLARYTAQLEAIDARHDLLETLRPATSYAQDRAADFAADLSAPEALSAAANRLTRDDPAKLLSLTPLADALEAEAVNAAKSRAIALKTLAAAMRADGLGMGWIHFRVNAKQLHNAIRRRIDDGNTLDIASQGAMATLRDLLADAQPLRSNFAALAIEASTAIRQFLAMAQILHHVDADAPIRMLVAECEQPATVLAALYFARLFGIEEKVDVSPLFETEQALEHGGRFVDSLLAEPAYRDYAQKRGRVCIQTGFSDAGRFVGQIPASLAIERLQGRLAEAMAAQGMTGTAALIFNTHGESMGRGAHPSSFADRLAWPLSPWARRRFKRGGIRLEPEVSFQGGDGYLHFSTPELARATLTRIMEHPPADTDADAPTDEFYRRTDLSLDFYRAIRHHQREHLESRTYARAITAFGLGMLNNTGSRVSRRQSDVNADREMSLRQIRAIPHNAVLQQLGYPVNVIAGVGTAAQSDYEGIAQLLSDSERGRQLMRLVRESNALASIKTVAAYGELFNSAYWASRPYRGTEDHLSDACEALAEYLTTDDRNGVFRRLASRLRVDALKLHRLFGHLPNENLPDDRETTRRSIGALQGLRLALMQHLFLKAVSVPAFSRANDISREDVLEMVFTLRIDDALAQLNRAFPTSFPSPKDFAVDCPSDYPDGEGEGYNAIRRDFIDPIARANALMLRISTAIANIFGAHG, encoded by the coding sequence ATGACCGGCACGTTCCGCACCGTCGGCGATCTTTCGGCCAAGCTGCAGGAACATCACGTCCGCACGCAGGAAACGCCGCTGTTTAATCCGGTGTTCCAGCTTTCACTCGACCTTTCGCGGCAGTTGGAAAGCGGCGCGCTCGATCTGGACGGGATCGAGGCGATGGTGGCCGAGCTGGAATGCACCGGGCTGGAAGCGCGCGCCAAACGCCTCCATCGCCTGCTCGCGCCAACCGGCACAGCAGAAAACGAAAAAGCGCTGGCTGACACCTTTACGGTCGATGATTTCGACGCATTTCGCGAACGGTGGGAGCATCCGCAACTGCACGCCGTGTTCACCGCGCACCCCACTTTCCTGCTCAACCCGGCACAGACCGATAGCGTTGCCACTGCGGCGATGGGCGGCGATGCGCCAGCCTGCGACGTTGCAGCGGACCGGCCCGAGATCACGTTGTCCTACGAACATGGCCGCGCGATGCGGGCGATTGCCCATGCGCAGGATGCGCGCGATGCGATGGTGGCCCAAGCGCTCGACCATGCGACCGATTACTGGCCGCGCCAATGGCTGGACCTGCGCCCTCTGCCGTTCCGTTTCGCCAGTTGGGTCGGGTACGACATGGATGGCCGCACCGACATCAAGTGGTACGATTCCATCGGCTTCCGCCTCGCTGAGAAGGCGCAGCGGCTGGCGCGCTACACCGCGCAACTGGAAGCCATCGATGCAAGACACGATCTGCTGGAAACACTGCGGCCCGCGACATCCTATGCCCAGGACCGCGCCGCCGACTTCGCTGCCGATCTGTCCGCGCCCGAGGCGCTGTCGGCTGCCGCCAACCGCCTGACGCGGGACGATCCGGCCAAGCTGTTGTCGCTGACACCGCTGGCTGATGCGCTGGAAGCCGAAGCGGTGAATGCCGCCAAGTCGCGCGCCATTGCGCTCAAAACGCTGGCTGCCGCCATGCGGGCGGATGGGCTTGGGATGGGCTGGATTCACTTCCGGGTGAATGCGAAACAGCTGCATAACGCGATCCGCCGCCGGATCGATGATGGCAATACGCTCGATATTGCCAGCCAGGGCGCGATGGCGACCTTGCGCGATCTGCTGGCGGACGCGCAGCCGCTGCGCTCCAATTTCGCCGCGCTCGCGATCGAGGCGAGCACCGCGATCCGCCAGTTCCTGGCCATGGCGCAAATCCTGCACCACGTGGATGCCGACGCGCCGATCCGGATGCTGGTGGCGGAATGCGAACAGCCCGCCACGGTGCTTGCCGCATTGTATTTCGCGCGGCTGTTCGGGATCGAGGAGAAGGTGGACGTGTCTCCGCTGTTCGAGACCGAACAGGCGCTGGAACATGGCGGGCGGTTCGTGGACTCGTTGCTGGCGGAACCCGCCTATCGCGATTACGCGCAGAAGCGTGGGCGCGTCTGTATCCAGACCGGCTTCTCGGACGCCGGACGGTTCGTCGGACAAATCCCCGCCAGCCTCGCCATCGAACGGCTGCAGGGCCGGTTGGCGGAGGCGATGGCGGCGCAGGGGATGACGGGCACCGCTGCGCTTATTTTCAACACGCACGGCGAAAGCATGGGCCGCGGCGCGCACCCGTCTTCCTTCGCGGACCGTCTGGCATGGCCGCTCAGCCCATGGGCGCGCCGGCGTTTCAAGCGCGGCGGCATTCGCCTGGAGCCCGAAGTCAGTTTTCAGGGCGGTGACGGATACCTGCATTTCAGCACGCCCGAACTCGCCCGTGCCACGCTGACGCGCATCATGGAGCATCCACCCGCCGATACCGATGCCGACGCGCCGACGGATGAATTCTACCGCCGCACCGATCTCAGCCTCGATTTCTACCGCGCGATCCGCCACCACCAGCGTGAACATCTGGAAAGCCGGACCTACGCCCGCGCCATCACCGCCTTCGGCTTGGGCATGCTCAACAACACCGGCAGCCGGGTTTCGCGGCGGCAGAGTGATGTAAACGCCGACCGCGAGATGAGCCTGCGGCAGATCCGCGCCATTCCGCACAATGCGGTTCTCCAGCAATTGGGCTATCCGGTGAACGTCATCGCCGGGGTCGGCACTGCGGCGCAAAGCGATTACGAAGGGATCGCGCAGCTGCTTTCGGATAGCGAGCGCGGCCGGCAATTGATGCGGCTGGTGCGCGAATCCAATGCGCTCGCCAGCATTAAGACGGTCGCCGCCTATGGCGAGCTGTTCAACAGCGCTTACTGGGCGAGCCGGCCCTATCGTGGGACCGAGGACCATTTGAGCGATGCGTGCGAGGCCCTTGCGGAGTATCTTACCACCGATGACCGCAACGGCGTGTTCCGCCGTCTTGCCAGCCGATTGCGGGTCGATGCGCTAAAGCTCCATCGTTTGTTCGGCCATTTGCCCAATGAAAACCTGCCGGACGACCGCGAAACCACGCGGCGTTCCATCGGCGCGCTGCAGGGATTGCGGCTGGCGCTGATGCAGCATCTGTTTCTGAAAGCGGTATCGGTACCTGCTTTCAGCCGCGCCAATGATATTAGCCGCGAAGACGTACTGGAAATGGTCTTCACCCTGCGGATCGACGATGCGCTGGCGCAACTGAACCGCGCCTTCCCCACCAGCTTCCCTTCGCCCAAGGACTTCGCGGTGGATTGCCCGAGCGATTATCCCGATGGCGAGGGCGAAGGTTACAATGCAATCCGCCGCGATTTCATCGATCCGATAGCGCGGGCCAACGCGCTGATGCTGCGCATTTCCACGGCGATTGCCAATATCTTCGGCGCGCATGGCTGA